GTTTCGTCCGTTCAAAGGAGAAATTATGTTGGGCAAGATCTCCAGCGCTACGGAACATGGTATTAAAAGTACGGCAATTTTCAACTGACCTTGCTGTTGCTAGTTCTGACCCATCACAGTTGGTGTAGAATTTTTCAACGATATTCTCGTACCTCCAAACCTTCTCTTAGACGGTGCCAGATTGTGAGCTGCCTTGATATGTCCAGTGTTCTTAGTCATCTATGCTGACATGCTACAGTGACTATGCCGATCAAGTTTGGATCTGGGAAAACGAGGACGGCTCCACATTCTACTTTGATATTGGAGAAGTTGTCCGATTCCGTGTTGAAATAGAAGAGTGGCATGACCAAATACCAAACGCCCCAGATCTAGGAGATGCCGCCGCTATCGAACGGAAGCCACCGTATTCCATTATTGTATGAACTCTCTGTCCCGTGTCTGACTTGCTTACTAACGATACTTCAGGGATCAATGCAAATGGCTGGCCTGGGACCTATATCTTGGTGGTAACGTTTCGGAAGGGTCATGTGCAGGCTTCTTGACGTGAATAAGCAAGAAAAACTTCTTGGCTCCCTTACTTCCCGTGCTTATGTGATGAGATACCTTGCTGATGGAATGGTTGGACTATGTATATTTCCATGGTTACACGAATAACGAAACAATCTTAACATAGAGATTTCAGTGATTGCTCACAAATCAGCCAAATGACGACATTTGGCCGGAAATGGGAGAGTTGAGGCAACATCCGGTGGAATTTCTTGAGTATGGAAGAATGGGAGATCTGGCCATGCAGGATGATTTCCCCGCCAAATAGATCTTCATGATCAGAAAGACGTAGCTAATTGTATGCAGAGTACATACATTAAGGCTATGATCATTATCAATCGAATTCGGCTAGTGGCGGAGATAAAGAAAATTGCATTGACACCGCCACGGGAGGGGACAATCAACGGTTCACGGTGGAGTTGCGCTCGGCGCTATGCCGGAAATCCTCACGGGGCCCGATCAGTCCCTGCCCTATCGTTCTTCAGCATGCTGGATGTGCAACGTAAAAAAAACCCATGTCCAAGCAACAGAAAATTTTTCCCTCGGGTTTCAGGAGAGAAGGGGGGTAAAATTGGTTCTAGAGTCATCGTTAATAAATCCtaattaattttaaaaaCCGGCTTCACCGATCTTACTCAGTTTGCCCTCGTATCAATTATAAATCAGTACTTTGTCACTACTACAGTACAAAGACCGCACTACTATTTATTAGATCTTCCTTCTCGCGGCTTGTGACCTCATAGGCGCTTCTATCGGGCTtccagaaaaaaaaaggtgaagACTTATCTACCCGTCTTCCTTTACGAGTCGACTTTGTCAGATTCTTTTTGATCTTGAATCTTTTTTTGcgattttatatagaaatacaCCACGCGATCACGTTTGCAGTCCCGTGACAATGACCAACTCGACCAACGGAGCCCCTGCTCAGGACAAGCGCTTCGGCACTTTGGCTGTCCATTCCGGCGCTCACCATGATCCAACGACTGGCGCTGTTATTGCTCCCGTAGGTTCTCACACTTTGCATGATTTATGCGATAGAATTGTTTTGGAGATGCTGACCGGTCGTGAAgatctccctctccaccactTTCGCTCAGACCAGTGTCGGTAGCCCTGTAGGTCTCTACGAATACACACGTagctccaaccccaaccggTGAGTACCCGACTCAGAACGGAGCTTGGTTTATGATTGATCTTCATGCTGATTACTAGCCAGCGATAACTTCGAAGAAGCCATTGCAGCTCTTGAGCACGCTAAATATGCCCTCGCATTCTCCTCTGGTTCCGCAACCACTGCGGTGATCCTTCAGTCCCTCGCGGCCGGCTCGCATGTCGTCTCGATTTCCGATGTCTATGGTGGAACTCACAGGTACTTCACAAAGGTCGCCAACGCCCATGGTGTGGATGTGACGTTCACACCCACCATCGAGTCGGACgtggagaagttgatccGTCCGGAGACCAAGCTCGTGTGGATCGAAACCCCCTCAAACCCGACTTTAGGATTGGTCGATATTGAGAAGGTTGCTGCCATTGCGCATCGCCATGGAATCCTTGTGGTGGTTGACAACACATTCATGAGCCCCTATGTCCAGAACCCTCTGGACCACGGTGCCGACATCGTCGTGCACTCCGTTACTAAGTACATTAACGGCCATTCGGTATGCTCATCGCCCTTCTACGTTTGGTAGAATCGTTCTTCTCAGGTGGCCTGTTTTCTAACCGTAAGATAGGATGTTCTGATGGGCGTCGCCGCGTTCAGCTCCGATAGCTTGAAAGAGCGCCTTGGATTCCTCCAGAACGCCATTGGTGCCGTTCCTTCTCCCTTCGACTGCTGGCTCGCTCACCGTGGCCTTAAGACTCTCCACTTGCGTGCCCGCGAGGCCACCACTAACGCCACGGCTATCGCCAAGGCCCTTGAGGCTTCCCCCCATGTTATCTCCGTCAACTACCCCGGCATCGATTCTCACCCTCAGCGTGCGATTGCTGTCAAGCAGCACCGCCAGGGCATGGGCGGTGGTATGCTCAGTTTCCGCATCCAGGGTGGCGAGAAGGCTGCTCACCTTTTCTGCAAGTATACCAAGGTCTTCACCTTGGCCGAGAGTTTGGGTGGTGTGGAGAGTCTTTGCGAGGTTCCCGCTAGCATGACTCACGCCGGTATTCCCAAGGACCAGCGTGAGGCTGCTGGTGTCTTCGACGACCTCGTCCGCATGAGCTGTGGTATTGAGGATGTAGAGGATCTCCTGGCCGACGTTCTCCAGGCTCTTAAGAAGGCTGTCGCCTCCAGCGAACAAAACGGCTCCGCTTAATTAAGTTAATATATTAGAGAATTAGAACCTTTCATAGATCAAGTTAATGATGACACGGATTACTCTTCAGACGAATTTGCTTTCCGTGACCTATATTTAATAGATTATGCCAATACACCAATTAGTTCACATAGTGCAAAGATACTTTAAACATGAAGTAGTCAGATAAATGACTTGTACCACAGCATCACCATAAACATGCTTAGTCATCTATGGCCATACCGCAAAAAATTTGAAACAAAGttgaaagatgaagaagctccCAAGACTATAGCTACTAAACATTCAAATTTGGAATCAAAGTCCCTAGCATATCCGTACGGGTCATACGGTATCTCCCGGAGGATCTTGTGTCCTCAAAATCTGGCTTACACCCTACGGCTTTATCAAACTATAACCGTTTCGACACTATCTACACGTGCCCCGCGTCTGTATTTTATATCGGCATATCACCCAATAGCTTTTGGTGATATCTCAGCAGGATCTGGCTGTGATAATTAACGCGGTCTTTTATAATGGCGTCCGCATTCAGCTTCGGCTTCGCTGGGGATGATATTGACATTGATGACTCGGAATTGAACACTGTTGATGAGGGGTATACATCCGTTACGCAAGATAGTAGCAGCACACTCCCTGAACTAGTTGCAGCCCAGAGGCATGAACTAAGTGATCTGGTAGGTTCATCTTAACACCGATGTGCCCTAATTGGCATTAAGGTTTAGCCCCTTCTCTGGGTGCCAAAGAGCTTTCTAGCTCTTGTGCTACAGTTGAGAACGAATACGATTTGTTATATAATGCATTAGGTTGAGCAAAGGATTGACTGACTATGTTGTAGCTCTCAAGTCTCCCGTCTCAGGTTTCATTCAACAAACTCAACATAAACACAACTCAAGATGATCAAACATCTGTCAAGACACTTACACTCGCTCGTCGCGAAGTGTTTGATATCCGGACGCAATTGATGGCGGAGGATACTGCCGATTATGCGAATGAAGAGCTGATCTCCGGACTCGAGAAAGGAGATATCACACCCAATATCTACGAAGGCGGTTTCAAGACGTGGGAATGCTCAGTAGATCTCGCGAAGTTGGTTGCTAATGAAAACATACTATCTAACGCTGATGCGGGGGATCGACATATCATCGAGGTtggttttactttttttGGGCATTTAATCTTAGCCCCGTCTATCAAACAGCTTACTGATGAAACATCTCTAGCTTGGAGCCGGAACGGCAGTGCCGTCGCTTGCTCTGTTTGCGCAATCGCTGTCCAACCCTAAGGGGTCGTCACAAAATATTCGTTTCACGTTTGCGGACTACAACTCTGTAGTTCTTCGACTGGTGACTTTGCCTAACCTGCTTCTGACTTGGAGCTATATTGTTATGCGTCAGAAGTCGGTGTCAGTTGCTGGGGCAGAAGAccaggttgaggaggagctAGAGTTGGATATCACTCCGGAACTTCTTGAGGCTTTCAAGAAGGACATTGCGGAACGGGGCATCTCCATAGAATTCATCTCCGGTGCCTGGTCTCCTGCTTTCGTTGATCTGGTGTTCACGTCAGGTGAGAAAGCCAAACATGGAACGTTGGTCCTTGCTAGTGAAACGATATACTCTCCGGCGTCTTTGAGAGCGTTTTCGGAAACCTTGCTGGCTTTGATCCGTCGTCCTATTCGGGCAGGCGGGAGAAGTAGAGCTTTGTTGGCTGCGAAGAAAGTTTACTTTGGAgtcggtggtggtgtggaCGAATTTTTGGAAGTGTTTAATACtgtcggtggtgatgaaCTGGATGTGAAGGAGCGGATGGATGTTAAGTCAGAAGGGGTGGGTAGAATAGTCCTGGAGATTGCGCCCAAAGGTCTCCAATAATGGTAGATAGAAAGATATCGCATGGAAAGGTCAACCTTGTCCGGAGATATTGTGGCTTATGggcatttctttccccggtAGAGTCAGAAATACAAGACAATCAACAACTGAAACTGTCAACGAAACCTTGAACTGTCCTGTTATATGTACATAATGTTTGACCCTGTCATGCCTACTACCGGCGTCTTGGAACATGAAAACGAAATCAATTTTGTCTAATCATAGATAGAGACAACCTTGCCATCTTGCATCCGGGCAACACgggcctcttccagctccctATTTTGGCGCTCATAGTGTGCGGTAACATGGCTCATATCCATAGCCGAGCCGGCAGGGACGTTGAAAGGCGGGGCGGAGTTGAAGCTGACCCtggaggggggaagaaacgaGTTATGTTAGCTTGGTCTGCAAGAACAGGTGCGGTTATATGAGACATACTCGGGCTGCTTCAATTCGAAAACGGCTCTAGGGCCCTGACTCTGGAACAAGTGGCGGTCATGGGCAGCCTTCTCCATTACGACAGTGCGAATggcatttctctcttcaaaaACCTTCTCCGAAGGGGTCCACTTTTGGATGAGGCTGGAAATCCACGATTGCGATCCAGACTCCTCGGTGGACTTGCTCAGTCGGTAAAGGACGTAGGCAGAGGCGAAGGAGCCGACGGTGACGTAGAAGCTACGCTGTACAGGTCACAAAGATCCATGTTAGTTATAGCTACCAATTGGCGGGCAGCAGGCCGCTGCTACCATTGAAGATATCGAATTGTAGAGGGGTCCAAGAAACGTACACCGAAGCTCTCGTTCACAGGCTCAGCATGGTGGTGAGCCGCGTGCGAGTCGAATCGCCGCTGGGGTTGGTTGCGCAGCAGTAGCCGCGCGGAAGTGGCCGATCGCCTAGCGAAGAACATAGTGTGGAGGAAGACAATTGGCAGGGCCAAACGAATATGATGCCGTCCatttggaggaggaacgcAAGCTGGTGAGCGGTTCGAGGCGGATATCACGTGATGGTTACTAGATGCGGTTTAGGGCCCTCACGGGTCTTGGCACGGGGACACTGGTCACCTGCCAATGAGAAGCATgattattttcctttctcgtAGTCCTCCGTAGTCCACATCTTCTTAGTCGGTGACGACGAATATGCCGCTCAAACAGCCCAAAACGCTGCGGACTCCGAAAAGAATGTGAGTCTCGCCTCGCTCGGATAGTTTACAGGGAATCCCGGAGCGTGGAACGAAATCTATTCGAAACCGGCGTTGGGGAGAAATGGCCTTAGTGGCATGGGTCTACACTACCTTGTTGCCTCCTGCAACAAGTCGGCGGGTCGCTGCGTTGTCTCGACAGTAATGGTGGTTTTTCTTTACACCGCACTTGGAGGTGGTGCTGATGCACGACTAACTGCCTCATTCCGAGATGGCGCTCCCCACTGTTCCCCAGTCGCATGGTGTCAATTGGGCTGCGGTCCCTCCCAAAACATGCAGGCGTCTGAACGTTTGGCTATCAGAGGCGACATGTCATCGATCTGATTTTAGCGCTTTCGACCCACTCGTTACCTGCCTCCTCGACCGACTTTGACTGAATCCTCCGTCCTGTCATAGATGATAGTATTATGACTGTATGCAataccttttttctttctcgtttttttttcctcatCTGCACGCTATGATTCATCCTGCCACCCTGAAAAAAGCAGTGCTATTGCTGCCCAATGCTTACTCATTGGGTGATACTCTCTCTCCATCTTGAAATGATCGGTCCACTTCTGTATCCCCGTTTCGCGCGAGAAATGTATGCTCTTACCTTTCCTGCCTTGGTGGTCCATGTTGAATGGGTATCAATTACTGTTCTAAGGTTCGGTCCGTTTGTTCGCCTTACCAGCCCCCTTGAGGCTGGAAGCAATGCCTC
This window of the Aspergillus oryzae RIB40 DNA, chromosome 8 genome carries:
- a CDS encoding DNA-directed RNA polymerase III subunit RPC25 (DNA-directed RNA polymerase subunit E'); translated protein: MFILTTLSDLIQISPEDFSKYSSVAIEDNINEKYANKVIQKVGLCIGFYDLLESSDGLIGHGTGLVNVNVKFRLIVFRPFKGEIMLGKISSATEHGIKIGVEFFNDILVPPNLLLDGARFDYADQVWIWENEDGSTFYFDIGEVVRFRVEIEEWHDQIPNAPDLGDAAAIERKPPYSIIGSMQMAGLGPISWW
- a CDS encoding protein-histidine N-methyltransferase (predicted methyltransferase), giving the protein MASAFSFGFAGDDIDIDDSELNTVDEGYTSVTQDSSSTLPELVAAQRHELSDLLSSLPSQVSFNKLNINTTQDDQTSVKTLTLARREVFDIRTQLMAEDTADYANEELISGLEKGDITPNIYEGGFKTWECSVDLAKLVANENILSNADAGDRHIIELGAGTAVPSLALFAQSLSNPKGSSQNIRFTFADYNSVVLRLVTLPNLLLTWSYIVMRQKSVSVAGAEDQVEEELELDITPELLEAFKKDIAERGISIEFISGAWSPAFVDLVFTSGEKAKHGTLVLASETIYSPASLRAFSETLLALIRRPIRAGGRSRALLAAKKVYFGVGGGVDEFLEVFNTVGGDELDVKERMDVKSEGVGRIVLEIAPKGLQ
- a CDS encoding cystathionine gamma-lyase CYS3 (cystathionine beta-lyases/cystathionine gamma-synthases); translation: MTNSTNGAPAQDKRFGTLAVHSGAHHDPTTGAVIAPISLSTTFAQTSVGSPVGLYEYTRSSNPNRDNFEEAIAALEHAKYALAFSSGSATTAVILQSLAAGSHVVSISDVYGGTHRYFTKVANAHGVDVTFTPTIESDVEKLIRPETKLVWIETPSNPTLGLVDIEKVAAIAHRHGILVVVDNTFMSPYVQNPLDHGADIVVHSVTKYINGHSDVLMGVAAFSSDSLKERLGFLQNAIGAVPSPFDCWLAHRGLKTLHLRAREATTNATAIAKALEASPHVISVNYPGIDSHPQRAIAVKQHRQGMGGGMLSFRIQGGEKAAHLFCKYTKVFTLAESLGGVESLCEVPASMTHAGIPKDQREAAGVFDDLVRMSCGIEDVEDLLADVLQALKKAVASSEQNGSA